A genomic region of Fusarium falciforme chromosome 4, complete sequence contains the following coding sequences:
- a CDS encoding Flavin-Reduct domain-containing protein, with amino-acid sequence MADQVKRNPHPDFKGVEASRPDWNNESKFRYTKTVNPDWKFGDGANKLHEGDAGKKHVAIDPHEEGRNPGFNYKFLISAITPRPIAFVSTRSADGSSTNLAPFSYFNMVNHDPPLFVVGIASGLGNAKDTLRNVSESGECVINIISEPFVEAANSASANAPYGVSEWDISGLTPVYDCETVKCARVGEAVVSIEAKLDTLKEYDSRARPGNKSGTIAIFEGTRFWVREDAINEERNLVDPQVLRPISRLGGITYGRTTEVMEIPRVDFEKDVGGLEGAEKLKKQNSQ; translated from the coding sequence ATGGCGGACCAGGTCAAGCGCAATCCTCACCCGGATTTCAAGGGCGTCGAGGCTTCTCGTCCAGATTGGAATAACGAGTCAAAGTTTCGTTACACAAAGACTGTCAACCCGGATTGGAAGTTTGGCGATGGCGCAAACAAGCTTCATGAGGGCGACGCGGGGAAGAAGCACGTCGCAATAGATCCCCATGAAGAGGGACGCAACCCTGGCTTCAACTACAAGTTTCTCATCTCTGCCATTACTCCACGACCTATTGCGTTTGTGAGCACGCGCTCTGCCGACGGGTCTTCGACCAACCTGGCGCCCTTTAGCTACTTCAATATGGTCAACCACGATCCCCCGCTGTTCGTCGTGGGCATCGCTTCCGGCCTGGGAAACGCCAAGGATACGCTGCGCAACGTGTCCGAGTCGGGCGAGTgtgtcatcaacatcatctcgGAGCCCTTTGTCGAGGCTGCCAACTCGGCCAGCGCAAACGCCCCCTATGGCGTATCTGAGTGGGACATTTCTGGCCTCACCCCTGTGTACGATTGCGAGACGGTCAAGTGCGCTCGTGTTGGCGAGGCTGTCGTCAGTATCGAGGCCAAGCTTGACACTCTCAAGGAATATGACAGCCGCGCCCGTCCGGGCAACAAGTCTGGTACCATCGCCATCTTTGAAGGAACGAGGTTCTGGGTTAGGGAGGATGCCATTAACGAGGAGAGGAACCTCGTCGATCCCCAGGTGCTGAGGCCGATCAGCCGTCTGGGAGGCATCACGTATGGAAGGACCACCGAGGTCATGGAGATTCCTAGAGTCGACTTCGAGAAGGATGTCGGTGGGTTAGAGGGtgctgagaagctcaagaagcaaaATTCGCAATAG